A genomic stretch from Pectobacterium carotovorum includes:
- a CDS encoding MFS transporter — translation MTQDQHADPRRLNRQDYKTLSLAALGGALEFYDFIIFVFFAAVIGDLFFPPDIPEWLRQVQTFGIFAAGYLARPLGGIIMAHFGDKSGRKRMFSLSILLMALPTLAMGLLPTYEAIGIAAPLLLLLMRVLQGAAIGGEVPGAWVFVAEHVPRARIGFACGTLTAGLTMGILLGSLIATLLNTVLTPEQMSDGGWRLPFFIGGVFGLVAMYLRRWLQETPIFMEMQAQKKLAEELPLKSVVLNHKRAVVVSMLLTWLLSACIVVVILMAPTYLQKVHGIPAALALQANCLATIALMVGCVGSGLLVDRFGASKLFMVGSLSLAACSWFFYSSAASSTTLLFVSYAIVGLSVGVVGGVPYVMVRAFPAAVRFSGISFSYNVSYAIFGGLTPVFVTLIMKATPLAPAFYVLTLAAVGLLLGIYLQRDLDADSHAVADSDARDRSPVEV, via the coding sequence TAGAGTTTTATGATTTTATTATTTTCGTCTTCTTTGCTGCCGTGATTGGCGATCTCTTCTTCCCGCCGGATATTCCTGAATGGCTGCGGCAGGTACAGACGTTCGGTATTTTCGCCGCAGGCTATCTGGCCCGTCCGCTTGGGGGCATCATCATGGCCCACTTCGGTGACAAGAGCGGACGTAAGAGAATGTTCAGCCTCAGTATATTGCTGATGGCGCTACCGACGCTGGCAATGGGCCTGCTGCCGACTTATGAAGCTATTGGTATTGCTGCGCCGCTTCTGCTGCTGTTGATGCGCGTGCTGCAAGGGGCTGCAATCGGCGGGGAAGTCCCCGGTGCGTGGGTCTTCGTTGCGGAACATGTGCCTCGTGCCCGCATCGGTTTTGCCTGCGGTACGCTGACTGCCGGGCTGACGATGGGTATTCTGCTGGGTTCACTGATCGCGACGTTGCTGAATACGGTGCTTACACCGGAGCAGATGTCGGACGGCGGCTGGCGCTTGCCGTTCTTCATCGGTGGGGTCTTCGGCCTTGTTGCCATGTATCTGCGCCGCTGGTTGCAGGAAACGCCTATTTTTATGGAAATGCAGGCGCAGAAAAAGCTGGCGGAAGAGTTGCCGCTGAAATCTGTCGTCTTAAACCATAAACGTGCGGTTGTGGTTTCCATGCTGCTGACCTGGCTGCTGTCTGCGTGCATCGTCGTCGTTATTCTGATGGCTCCGACCTACCTGCAAAAAGTCCACGGGATTCCTGCCGCGCTGGCGTTGCAGGCGAACTGTTTGGCAACGATTGCATTGATGGTGGGCTGCGTCGGTTCGGGGTTGCTGGTCGACCGCTTTGGTGCCAGCAAGCTGTTTATGGTGGGTAGCCTGTCGTTGGCCGCCTGTAGCTGGTTCTTTTACAGTTCGGCAGCAAGCAGTACGACGCTGCTCTTTGTCAGCTATGCGATTGTAGGGCTCAGCGTGGGTGTGGTGGGCGGTGTGCCGTATGTTATGGTGCGGGCGTTTCCGGCTGCGGTGCGGTTCTCGGGGATTTCTTTTTCCTACAACGTTTCCTATGCCATTTTCGGTGGCCTTACGCCTGTCTTTGTCACGCTGATTATGAAGGCAACGCCGCTGGCACCGGCATTTTATGTGCTGACGCTAGCCGCGGTAGGTCTGCTGCTGGGGATATATTTGCAGCGCGATCTGGATGCCGATTCGCATGCTGTGGCTGATAGCGACGCGCGCGATCGTTCTCCTGTTGAGGTTTAA